One genomic window of Pigmentiphaga litoralis includes the following:
- a CDS encoding DUF2848 domain-containing protein — MSTTLALNLIRPSGTRAQTVTVTQAVIAGWTGRDRDAMEKHIVELEALGVARPVSTPMYYRVSASRLTTAASIECSGEASSGEVEFLLLQFDGQLWVGVGSDHTDRELETRGVAISKQVCDKPMSADLWCFDDVADHWDRLRLSARIIEDGEARVYQDGPVTTMLDPLALIAGWRAGASTLPEGTVMFCGTLAAKGGIRPAGRFEFALEDPVLGRTLSHAYDIDALPVAG; from the coding sequence ATGTCCACCACGCTTGCACTCAATCTGATTCGCCCATCGGGCACCCGCGCGCAAACGGTCACGGTCACGCAGGCCGTGATTGCCGGCTGGACCGGCCGCGACCGCGACGCGATGGAAAAACATATCGTCGAACTGGAAGCCTTGGGCGTCGCGCGCCCGGTCTCCACGCCGATGTACTACCGCGTCAGCGCATCGCGGCTTACCACGGCGGCGAGCATCGAATGCAGTGGCGAGGCCTCCAGTGGCGAGGTCGAATTCCTGCTGCTTCAGTTCGACGGCCAGCTGTGGGTGGGCGTCGGGTCGGACCATACCGACCGCGAACTCGAGACGCGCGGCGTGGCCATCTCCAAGCAGGTCTGCGACAAGCCCATGTCGGCCGACCTCTGGTGTTTCGATGACGTGGCGGATCACTGGGACCGCCTGCGATTGAGCGCCCGCATCATCGAAGACGGCGAGGCGCGCGTCTACCAGGACGGTCCTGTCACCACCATGCTGGACCCACTGGCGCTGATCGCCGGTTGGCGCGCGGGCGCATCCACGCTGCCAGAAGGCACGGTCATGTTCTGCGGCACCCTGGCGGCAAAAGGCGGTATCCGTCCCGCCGGACGCTTCGAGTTCGCGCTGGAAGATCCGGTGCTGGGCCGCACCCTTTCCCATGCCTACGACATTGACGCGCTGCCCGTTGCAGGCTGA